Proteins encoded by one window of Desulfovibrio inopinatus DSM 10711:
- the dapF gene encoding diaminopimelate epimerase, translated as MQPEGFSELGERIPFYKLQGCGNDFVIIDNRELAVAPDIMPTWAKRICRKAFGVGADGLIFLDHAPQGSGVDYMWHFFNSDGSRAEMCGNGSRCATRLAYLLGIAPAEHSFLSDAGPIKAVVYPGTNQVKVQLTPPQKQQLNIDIVVDGKPMTVHFVDTGVPHTVVVENNLQELDIKPSGSAIRFHERFAPAGTNVNFIRVEDSTHVSLRTYERGVEDETYACGTGACASVIVAHALGLTDNAAIVTTSGGEKLEVSLWDGNVFLKGSAELVFSGHLYLQSLGM; from the coding sequence ATGCAGCCTGAAGGGTTCAGCGAACTCGGAGAGCGAATTCCGTTTTACAAGCTCCAAGGGTGCGGCAATGATTTTGTCATTATCGACAATCGCGAATTAGCCGTTGCACCGGATATTATGCCGACATGGGCGAAGCGTATTTGCCGAAAGGCGTTCGGTGTCGGAGCGGATGGACTCATTTTTCTCGATCATGCTCCTCAAGGGAGTGGTGTCGACTATATGTGGCACTTTTTCAATTCGGATGGTTCCCGCGCCGAAATGTGCGGTAACGGTTCCCGTTGTGCCACTCGTCTCGCATATCTTCTTGGTATTGCCCCGGCCGAGCATTCGTTTCTCAGTGATGCCGGCCCCATCAAGGCTGTTGTCTATCCCGGTACGAACCAGGTGAAAGTGCAGCTGACCCCGCCGCAAAAACAGCAGCTCAATATCGATATCGTTGTTGACGGCAAACCGATGACCGTCCATTTTGTCGATACCGGAGTGCCGCATACTGTTGTTGTAGAAAACAATCTGCAGGAACTCGACATCAAGCCTTCGGGAAGTGCCATCCGGTTCCATGAACGTTTTGCTCCGGCTGGAACAAACGTGAATTTTATTCGCGTTGAAGACAGTACGCATGTTTCATTGCGCACCTACGAACGAGGTGTTGAAGATGAAACCTATGCGTGTGGTACTGGTGCATGCGCAAGCGTTATCGTGGCTCATGCCCTGGGACTGACAGACAATGCCGCTATTGTTACGACGTCGGGTGGAGAAAAGCTCGAAGTTTCCTTATGGGATGGCAATGTCTTTCTCAAAGGTTCGGCTGAACTTGTCTTCTCCGGTCATCTCTATCTGCAAAGTCTTGGTATGTAG
- a CDS encoding ATP-binding protein translates to MRTIRIKIIVFLLAFLSFMAFNSAMYWWNIVSFRDRLVVLDEFHDVLSDILEIRRYEKNFIFYPEPDSIKEALNYLEQTENTIQILYDTMVDIEGQKSVNRFMGEMKEYKSHLSTLAHGEETDLTRTRNLGASLVSFAQQLLVEKKVRIDKALSHILYMPIGVMICLSLLIVGVFSWQAKQVMDRLAYVQRAAEGVAKGEYDAIQQIKKDDNISELMRSAFTKMADEIESRQEELIESRKLVSIGTLTSGIAHELNNPLNNVSLTADTLLEEYNNLTEAEAKEMLLDIINETSRASEVVRNLLDFSREEHHPMRPLIASELIEKTLKLVRNQLMLDGVQIVVDFAKNLPLINGDLHYLEQVFINLFMNATQAMPEGGTITITGRADSRGYVHIDVADTGTGMSTESLERIFDPFYTTKPVGRGTGLGLSIVYGIIKKHGGYIEVHSEVGKGTTFSVYLLTTGQECDNDRISSSRH, encoded by the coding sequence ATGCGAACCATTCGAATAAAGATCATTGTCTTCTTGCTGGCATTCCTCAGTTTTATGGCGTTCAATTCTGCGATGTACTGGTGGAATATTGTAAGTTTTCGGGATAGACTTGTTGTTTTGGATGAATTTCATGATGTTCTTTCAGATATTCTTGAGATTCGTCGTTATGAAAAGAATTTCATTTTTTATCCTGAACCTGACAGTATTAAAGAAGCTTTGAATTATCTTGAGCAAACAGAAAATACGATACAAATACTTTATGATACAATGGTTGATATTGAAGGGCAAAAGTCCGTTAACCGCTTTATGGGAGAGATGAAAGAGTATAAGTCACACTTGAGTACTTTAGCGCATGGTGAGGAAACGGATCTTACGCGTACAAGAAATCTTGGAGCATCACTTGTCTCGTTCGCGCAGCAACTTCTTGTTGAAAAAAAAGTTCGCATTGATAAAGCTCTTTCTCACATTCTCTATATGCCCATTGGGGTCATGATATGTCTCTCACTCCTCATTGTGGGCGTATTTAGTTGGCAAGCGAAACAGGTTATGGATCGGCTCGCATATGTTCAGCGGGCAGCCGAAGGGGTGGCGAAGGGAGAATATGACGCCATTCAGCAAATTAAAAAGGACGATAATATCTCAGAGCTTATGCGGTCGGCATTTACAAAGATGGCCGACGAGATCGAGTCGCGTCAGGAGGAGCTTATCGAGTCACGTAAGCTGGTGTCGATTGGGACATTGACCTCAGGTATTGCACATGAACTCAATAACCCCTTGAATAATGTCTCATTGACAGCCGACACACTTCTTGAAGAATATAATAATTTGACCGAGGCCGAAGCAAAAGAGATGCTGTTGGATATTATCAATGAAACCAGCCGAGCCAGTGAGGTGGTACGGAATCTTCTTGATTTTTCCCGAGAAGAACACCATCCCATGCGTCCTTTGATTGCTTCGGAATTGATTGAAAAGACATTGAAGCTTGTTCGTAATCAGCTCATGCTCGATGGGGTTCAAATCGTCGTTGACTTTGCGAAGAATCTTCCGTTGATTAATGGTGATTTGCATTACTTAGAGCAGGTTTTTATCAATCTTTTTATGAACGCAACGCAAGCCATGCCCGAAGGCGGAACCATTACGATAACGGGCAGGGCGGATAGTCGAGGATATGTACATATTGACGTCGCCGATACCGGAACAGGCATGAGTACGGAATCGTTGGAGCGTATTTTCGATCCGTTTTATACGACCAAACCGGTGGGCAGAGGCACAGGCCTTGGGTTGTCCATTGTGTACGGCATTATTAAAAAGCACGGCGGATATATCGAAGTGCACAGTGAAGTGGGCAAAGGAACGACCTTTTCTGTCTATTTGCTGACCACAGGCCAGGAGTGCGACAATGACCGAATTTCGAGCAGCCGTCATTGA
- a CDS encoding PEP/pyruvate-binding domain-containing protein, whose product MTRKGSFFGKWLSPWGSQDKRSYSELFSNFRVILKLNNRILTAISSMNNKLGGSYVFDQQYLRSSCEELVGLVRHLIDSLDALAPGKYDQLRNTYRAICAEIDEELSGRPVFPNTDMILAFSDIGTDDLEAVGGKCAHLAEIGNAMDVKIPSGIAVTTAAFQAFLVHNNLVDFIIETEEDWLKGKVSVDDASSRIQERIRAGRLPSRLRKALCKAVENLVQSTGETKVGLAVRSSAWGEDGEHSFAGQYVSLLNQRPERVRDAYREVLAGAYSSSAMSYRQDTGYQESEVAMAASVQTMIDAKVSGVVYSLSPQEPSRKAVLIAATWGLGAPVVSGEAAADRFTVSRKPPYEHLSLNIVRKEYALRLAEGGGVRSEVVPEEIQTKACLDTKEITALTRLALQVERHFRKPQDIEFAFDHQGRLFLLQARPLRVQIESSCTEELCDSLRQYPVILSGTGDVAQLGIAAGPVYHAREGGRFEDFPIGAILVARHSSPSFAPLLRRAAGVITDIGSTVGHMATIAREFRVPALLNAGDASETLVEGEVVTLDAEQKTVYRGRVEELCLHELTSDPIEDSYEYRLLRRLLKRIEPLNLIDPTDRNFTPEGCRSLHDITRFVHEKAVETLIHINHVRRFDATSTSGRLEMTVPLDLIVLDIGGGLALDPHDREHRLSGRSSRIKLEQVLSAPMNAFIEGVSAPGIWQSSPVPVDFSSFMSSLTRTFSTELSSPKDVGQNLAVISNHYVHLSLRLGYHFTMIDAYASENPADNYAYFRFTGGVTGEDRRERRARFLADILEQNDFSTTLQGDLVVARIKKLDAPGILRRMRILGLLVAYTRQLDVSMRDDGHISSHIDAFQAITAAIV is encoded by the coding sequence ATGACGCGGAAGGGCAGTTTTTTCGGCAAATGGTTATCACCCTGGGGTTCACAGGATAAACGGTCCTATTCCGAACTGTTCAGCAACTTCCGCGTCATTCTCAAGTTGAATAATCGCATTCTCACAGCGATATCGTCCATGAATAATAAATTGGGCGGGAGCTATGTTTTCGACCAACAATATTTACGGTCGTCATGTGAAGAACTCGTTGGCCTTGTCCGTCACCTCATCGATTCTCTGGATGCGCTGGCACCGGGAAAATACGATCAATTGCGCAATACCTATCGAGCCATTTGCGCGGAGATAGACGAAGAACTCTCCGGCCGTCCGGTATTTCCGAATACCGACATGATTTTGGCCTTTTCGGATATTGGCACCGACGATCTCGAAGCAGTTGGCGGAAAATGTGCTCACCTTGCCGAAATAGGCAATGCGATGGATGTCAAGATTCCATCGGGAATTGCTGTCACCACGGCAGCATTTCAAGCTTTTCTGGTCCATAACAACCTTGTCGACTTCATTATCGAGACGGAAGAAGACTGGTTAAAAGGCAAAGTCAGTGTTGACGATGCGTCATCTCGGATTCAGGAGCGCATCCGTGCCGGGAGATTACCATCGCGTTTACGAAAAGCTTTATGCAAAGCCGTGGAAAACCTTGTGCAATCAACGGGTGAGACCAAAGTTGGTCTGGCGGTACGCAGTAGCGCCTGGGGTGAAGATGGCGAACATTCATTTGCTGGGCAATATGTCAGTCTGCTGAATCAACGGCCAGAGCGTGTGCGTGATGCCTACCGCGAAGTTTTGGCCGGGGCCTATTCTTCCTCGGCGATGAGTTATCGCCAGGACACGGGGTATCAGGAGAGCGAAGTTGCCATGGCGGCCTCGGTGCAGACCATGATCGATGCCAAGGTCAGCGGCGTGGTCTACAGTCTTTCTCCACAGGAACCATCACGGAAAGCCGTGCTTATTGCAGCAACCTGGGGCTTGGGGGCACCGGTTGTTTCTGGGGAAGCTGCTGCCGACCGATTTACCGTCTCTCGGAAACCGCCGTATGAACATCTTTCACTCAATATTGTGCGCAAGGAATATGCGTTGCGATTGGCTGAAGGCGGTGGAGTTCGTTCGGAAGTCGTGCCGGAAGAGATTCAGACCAAGGCATGTCTGGATACAAAGGAAATTACGGCGTTGACGCGTCTCGCACTCCAGGTGGAGCGTCATTTCAGGAAACCACAGGATATCGAGTTTGCCTTTGATCATCAGGGGCGATTGTTTCTGCTGCAAGCAAGACCGTTGCGGGTCCAGATTGAGTCGAGTTGTACCGAAGAACTCTGTGATAGCCTTCGTCAGTATCCAGTTATCCTCTCCGGCACAGGCGATGTGGCACAGCTCGGTATTGCTGCCGGTCCGGTCTATCACGCCCGAGAGGGCGGACGATTCGAAGATTTTCCTATTGGAGCGATTCTCGTCGCTCGACATTCGTCGCCGTCGTTTGCCCCGTTGTTGCGTCGGGCTGCCGGGGTCATCACCGATATTGGATCGACTGTCGGTCATATGGCCACGATTGCCCGTGAATTTCGTGTTCCGGCGCTACTCAATGCAGGAGATGCCAGCGAGACCTTGGTCGAAGGAGAGGTGGTCACGTTGGATGCAGAGCAAAAGACCGTCTATCGAGGTAGGGTGGAAGAGCTTTGTCTGCATGAGTTAACGAGTGATCCCATTGAGGACAGTTACGAATATCGTTTACTGCGACGATTGCTCAAGCGCATAGAACCACTCAATCTGATTGATCCGACGGATCGTAATTTTACTCCGGAAGGCTGCCGCAGCCTGCACGATATTACCCGCTTTGTGCATGAAAAGGCCGTGGAGACGCTCATCCACATCAACCATGTGCGTCGTTTCGATGCAACAAGTACAAGCGGACGTCTTGAGATGACAGTCCCCCTTGATCTCATCGTGTTGGATATCGGGGGAGGGCTTGCTCTGGACCCTCATGACCGAGAGCATCGGCTTTCCGGAAGAAGTTCGCGTATCAAGCTGGAACAGGTTTTGTCCGCTCCTATGAATGCATTTATCGAAGGGGTGAGTGCTCCTGGAATCTGGCAATCATCACCCGTTCCTGTTGATTTCTCGAGTTTTATGTCCAGCTTGACGCGAACTTTTTCCACCGAGTTATCGAGTCCCAAAGATGTCGGTCAGAATCTCGCGGTCATTTCAAACCATTATGTTCATCTCAGTCTTCGGCTTGGATATCATTTTACGATGATCGACGCCTATGCCAGCGAGAATCCAGCCGATAATTATGCGTATTTTCGGTTTACCGGTGGGGTTACCGGCGAAGATCGTCGTGAACGACGGGCACGGTTTTTAGCCGACATTCTTGAGCAAAACGATTTTTCGACCACCCTTCAGGGCGATCTCGTGGTGGCCAGGATCAAAAAGCTCGACGCGCCCGGGATTTTGCGGCGTATGCGTATCCTTGGCCTTTTGGTAGCCTACACCAGACAACTGGACGTCTCCATGCGTGATGATGGCCATATTTCCAGTCATATCGACGCGTTTCAAGCCATCACCGCGGCGATTGTCTGA
- a CDS encoding flavodoxin family protein, producing MQLLAFNGSPRKKKWNTATLLEHVVAGAQSAGAQAECIQLYDLNFSGCISCFSCKRRNRKQNGVCAVQDELTPLLDRIHNIDALVIGSPVYFGTETASTRAFLERLMYPFMNFDDRGKTYFPRSIPTGMIYTMNIPESRFAELGYGPQFEKTRTYLAHVFGSCEMLLSTDTLQHTNYDTYEYGMFDKDAKAKRHEDVFPQDCQHAYNLGRRLVTNT from the coding sequence ATGCAGCTTCTCGCCTTCAACGGGAGCCCTCGCAAGAAAAAATGGAATACGGCCACGCTCCTGGAGCACGTCGTTGCCGGCGCTCAATCCGCTGGAGCGCAGGCCGAGTGTATCCAGCTCTACGACCTCAACTTCTCCGGGTGTATCAGTTGTTTTTCCTGCAAACGAAGAAATCGCAAGCAAAACGGCGTGTGTGCTGTTCAAGATGAGCTGACACCACTCCTCGACCGTATTCACAATATTGATGCGCTTGTCATCGGCTCTCCGGTGTATTTTGGAACGGAAACGGCGTCCACTCGCGCATTTCTGGAACGATTGATGTATCCTTTCATGAACTTTGATGATCGGGGTAAAACCTATTTCCCCCGATCCATTCCCACGGGCATGATCTATACCATGAACATTCCGGAAAGCCGGTTCGCCGAGTTGGGTTACGGTCCGCAATTCGAGAAAACCCGTACGTATCTCGCGCATGTTTTTGGATCATGCGAGATGTTGCTGTCGACAGACACGCTGCAACACACGAATTATGATACATACGAATATGGCATGTTCGACAAAGACGCCAAAGCCAAACGCCATGAAGACGTTTTCCCTCAAGACTGTCAACACGCCTATAATCTTGGTCGACGGCTTGTCACCAACACATGA
- a CDS encoding TIGR02186 family protein: protein MKGKNLIYSAVFFTLILWSASAFSADVTDFIVRPNQITIGTGYNGTTVTISGTIPEDSIAVIRLLGEREDKTFKKKGKAFGVLWMNMSSITLHNVPGVFLLALDADTYADGGEAWKALGLGFQSFQGKTDSLIYDEFVKLKEREGLYEIQEGGITYGQAKDGLKTFSAELSVPSALRKGIYDAQVFAVRNGAVVAKADHEVHAVLDGFPALLSTMAYDHSLFYGIAATIVAILAGLLMTVVFKDKGGAH from the coding sequence ATGAAGGGAAAGAATCTGATATACAGCGCTGTATTTTTCACCCTTATCTTGTGGAGTGCGAGCGCCTTTTCTGCTGATGTGACCGACTTTATTGTACGTCCCAACCAAATCACCATCGGGACTGGCTACAATGGTACAACAGTGACGATTTCAGGAACAATTCCTGAGGACAGTATCGCTGTTATTCGTCTGCTGGGAGAACGCGAAGACAAAACATTCAAAAAAAAAGGCAAAGCCTTTGGCGTTTTGTGGATGAATATGTCGTCCATTACGTTGCACAACGTTCCTGGTGTTTTTTTGCTTGCCCTTGATGCTGATACATATGCTGACGGCGGCGAAGCATGGAAAGCGCTTGGTTTGGGGTTTCAATCATTTCAAGGAAAAACCGACTCGCTCATTTACGACGAGTTTGTCAAACTCAAGGAGCGAGAAGGACTCTATGAAATTCAGGAGGGCGGCATCACCTACGGTCAGGCCAAGGACGGTCTGAAAACGTTCAGCGCAGAGTTGAGCGTACCGTCGGCGTTGCGGAAAGGAATTTATGACGCACAGGTTTTTGCGGTTCGCAATGGAGCTGTGGTCGCGAAGGCCGATCATGAAGTCCACGCCGTTCTGGATGGTTTCCCGGCATTGCTTTCGACCATGGCATACGACCATAGTCTGTTCTACGGAATTGCCGCGACCATTGTCGCTATTCTGGCCGGTTTACTCATGACGGTGGTGTTTAAAGACAAAGGTGGAGCGCACTAG
- a CDS encoding 4Fe-4S binding protein, giving the protein MEIASVATVFFSPTGSTQRLLSAIAEGMGADHIQAIDLTPFAMERDEPLHLDTDVCVIGVPVYGGRVPAPAVRRLARLRAAGLPAVLVVTYGNRAFEDALVELEDLVAELDMPVVAAAAFIGEHSYSTKATPVAEGRPGIDDFVAARDFGALISDALRSVDNAAELDPVAIPGNRPYKDITVLDPICPELDTTLCSLCGDCVVMCPTGAITIGESVETNAEKCIACCACVKKCPTQARKMTAPRVEKVRAWLVKNFSEPKKPQIFF; this is encoded by the coding sequence ATGGAAATCGCATCGGTTGCAACAGTATTTTTTTCGCCAACTGGCTCAACACAGCGGCTTCTTTCGGCCATAGCTGAAGGAATGGGAGCGGATCATATTCAGGCTATCGACTTGACTCCCTTTGCCATGGAACGTGACGAGCCGTTACATCTCGATACGGATGTGTGCGTGATTGGGGTGCCTGTGTATGGCGGCCGTGTCCCCGCGCCTGCCGTGCGTCGGCTTGCCCGTCTTAGGGCAGCGGGACTCCCCGCGGTTTTGGTTGTCACGTATGGAAACCGCGCTTTTGAAGACGCTCTTGTCGAGCTGGAAGATCTTGTTGCCGAGCTGGATATGCCCGTTGTGGCAGCCGCCGCTTTTATCGGCGAACATTCCTACTCCACAAAAGCGACCCCGGTCGCCGAGGGACGACCTGGCATTGATGACTTTGTGGCTGCAAGAGACTTTGGAGCACTCATTAGTGATGCATTGCGTTCTGTCGATAACGCGGCCGAACTTGATCCAGTCGCTATTCCCGGGAATCGTCCGTATAAAGACATTACGGTCTTGGATCCGATTTGTCCGGAACTTGATACCACGCTGTGCTCGTTGTGCGGTGACTGTGTCGTAATGTGTCCAACCGGAGCCATTACCATTGGGGAGAGTGTTGAGACCAATGCGGAAAAGTGCATCGCGTGCTGTGCTTGTGTGAAGAAGTGTCCGACTCAGGCCCGCAAGATGACCGCTCCCCGAGTGGAAAAAGTTCGCGCATGGCTCGTGAAGAATTTTAGTGAACCGAAAAAACCACAAATTTTCTTCTGA
- a CDS encoding VOC family protein: protein MGPFTGVNHLAMVTPNMDTTIRFWRDLLGCPLVAGLGHPGYRHYFFSLSPHDMIAFFEWPDVEPIPERDHGAPITGPIAFDHVSLSVAQRDDLYDIKAKLEAAGFWASEVIDHGFILSLYAFDPHNIPIEFSYPVPGQDPRSCPGTADTNPSALAQEGANPIPHVWPKPEPFPEEDKLVFPGEGLELAACRGEDK from the coding sequence ATGGGTCCTTTTACCGGCGTCAACCATCTGGCCATGGTAACCCCGAATATGGACACCACCATTCGATTTTGGCGTGATCTGCTCGGCTGCCCTCTGGTAGCCGGGCTTGGTCATCCAGGGTATCGTCACTACTTTTTTTCCTTGTCTCCGCATGACATGATTGCCTTTTTCGAATGGCCTGATGTCGAACCTATCCCCGAACGCGATCATGGTGCTCCCATTACAGGGCCCATAGCATTTGATCATGTTTCCCTGAGCGTCGCCCAGCGCGACGATCTGTACGATATCAAAGCAAAACTTGAAGCTGCCGGTTTTTGGGCTTCCGAAGTTATTGATCATGGCTTCATTTTGTCTCTGTACGCGTTCGATCCCCACAATATTCCCATTGAGTTCAGTTATCCCGTTCCTGGTCAAGACCCTCGTTCATGTCCTGGAACCGCCGATACCAACCCAAGTGCACTTGCTCAAGAGGGAGCCAATCCTATTCCGCATGTCTGGCCAAAGCCTGAACCCTTTCCCGAGGAGGACAAACTTGTTTTTCCGGGAGAAGGTCTCGAATTGGCAGCCTGTCGAGGAGAGGACAAATAA
- a CDS encoding sigma-54-dependent transcriptional regulator, with amino-acid sequence MTEFRAAVIDDEAQTAKHVVRILEKSGFETEVFAAGHPFLARMVEKPFDFVLIDLKLPDMDGMEILDFIMKGFEDVEAVIVTGHGTIPSAVKATSKGAANYLVKPFRLQDVRSVANEARGKLELKEKNRHLQAALEEAPPLKDFIGNSQSMLDVFAMIRKIAQVNCNVLLQADTGTGKERAARAIHELSPRRNKTFVSFNCGGFAEELISSELFGHEKGAFTGASATKIGLLESADGGTVFLDEIGEMPLNMQVKLLHVLQERQILRVGGTRPITLDIRVIAATNRDLQQAMADGEFREDLYYRLNVVKLYLPRLAERREDIPLLAMHFLKCFNTRFGKFVYDISPQAMEVLKHYNYPGNVRELENIIQRAVALAEGDTLGLKELPPDLLNLAFSPFGGAGMLPLEEVERRHIQRVLEATDFNKHLACHILGVPRTTLWRRIKKYDLEPED; translated from the coding sequence ATGACCGAATTTCGAGCAGCCGTCATTGACGACGAAGCCCAGACCGCTAAACATGTCGTCAGAATATTAGAGAAAAGTGGGTTTGAGACGGAAGTGTTTGCGGCAGGACATCCCTTTCTTGCCCGTATGGTTGAAAAACCATTTGACTTCGTGTTGATCGACCTGAAGCTGCCAGACATGGATGGCATGGAAATTCTGGATTTTATTATGAAGGGGTTTGAAGATGTCGAGGCCGTCATCGTGACCGGCCACGGCACCATCCCTTCTGCGGTCAAGGCCACAAGCAAAGGTGCGGCGAACTATCTGGTGAAACCTTTTCGTCTTCAAGACGTTCGTTCGGTGGCGAATGAGGCTCGGGGAAAGCTTGAGCTCAAAGAAAAGAATCGTCACCTCCAGGCAGCGCTGGAGGAAGCGCCTCCGTTGAAAGACTTCATCGGAAACAGCCAGTCCATGCTTGATGTGTTTGCCATGATTCGTAAAATCGCCCAGGTAAATTGCAACGTTTTGTTGCAGGCAGATACTGGAACAGGCAAAGAGCGGGCCGCTCGAGCTATTCACGAACTGAGTCCCAGGCGCAATAAAACATTTGTTTCGTTCAACTGCGGTGGGTTTGCCGAGGAACTCATCTCTAGTGAATTGTTCGGCCATGAAAAAGGAGCATTTACCGGTGCGTCGGCGACAAAGATAGGCTTGCTTGAGTCTGCTGACGGCGGAACGGTGTTTCTCGATGAAATAGGAGAAATGCCGCTCAACATGCAGGTGAAGCTCCTGCATGTCCTTCAGGAACGTCAGATATTGCGCGTTGGCGGAACCCGACCCATTACCCTGGATATCCGTGTTATTGCAGCGACGAACCGTGATTTGCAACAAGCCATGGCAGATGGAGAGTTTCGAGAAGATCTCTATTATCGACTCAACGTCGTGAAATTGTATTTACCCCGTTTGGCAGAGCGGAGAGAAGATATTCCACTGCTTGCGATGCATTTTCTGAAGTGTTTCAATACGCGTTTCGGCAAGTTCGTCTACGATATTTCTCCGCAGGCCATGGAAGTGCTCAAGCATTATAATTATCCGGGAAATGTCCGGGAGCTTGAGAATATTATTCAGCGGGCCGTGGCATTAGCTGAAGGAGATACGCTCGGCCTCAAGGAATTGCCACCCGATTTGTTGAATCTTGCGTTTAGTCCGTTTGGTGGGGCAGGGATGCTTCCTCTGGAAGAAGTGGAGCGCCGTCACATACAACGCGTGCTTGAAGCCACAGACTTCAATAAACATTTAGCCTGCCATATTTTGGGAGTGCCACGAACGACGCTTTGGCGTCGCATTAAGAAGTACGATCTTGAACCCGAAGACTGA
- a CDS encoding sulfite exporter TauE/SafE family protein: MWHMYLPIAGNSVNVVLILALGGFVGLLSGIFGVGGGFLMTPLLIMFGIPPTVAAASDSNQIVGASTSGCLAHYRLGNVDFKMGLLLLVGGIVGGGVGVQAIKVLRAMGNADFLINVTYVLMLGFVGAYMFIESIQGMRKKPVSEEKSKPVKKSRYAAMLEALPFQTNFEKSGVRLSLLMPLVLGIFVGILAAIMGVGGGFIMVPVMVYLLRMPMHVVVGTSLFQILFTCINVTILQSYTNHTVDFVLALLLLLGSTIGAQFGTRISKHLKGEQLKVLLATLVLAVMVKMLLSLLLTPDVLLAYAGGH, translated from the coding sequence ATGTGGCATATGTATCTTCCCATTGCCGGGAATAGCGTGAATGTCGTCCTCATCTTAGCCCTGGGCGGATTTGTGGGCTTGCTTTCAGGGATTTTCGGCGTGGGCGGAGGATTTCTCATGACTCCGCTGCTGATCATGTTCGGCATTCCGCCAACTGTGGCTGCTGCTTCCGACTCAAACCAGATCGTTGGAGCTTCCACGTCGGGGTGTTTGGCTCACTATCGTTTGGGTAACGTTGATTTCAAAATGGGATTGCTCTTGCTGGTGGGCGGTATCGTTGGTGGTGGCGTGGGGGTTCAAGCAATTAAGGTACTCCGCGCAATGGGCAATGCCGACTTTTTGATCAATGTAACATATGTGCTCATGCTTGGTTTTGTCGGGGCATATATGTTTATTGAAAGCATTCAGGGCATGCGTAAAAAGCCAGTCTCGGAAGAGAAATCGAAACCGGTCAAGAAATCGCGGTATGCCGCTATGCTTGAAGCCCTTCCTTTTCAAACAAATTTTGAGAAATCCGGGGTCCGACTCTCGCTGCTGATGCCTCTGGTCCTCGGTATTTTTGTTGGTATCCTGGCTGCGATCATGGGAGTCGGTGGGGGATTCATCATGGTTCCGGTTATGGTGTATTTGCTGCGTATGCCCATGCACGTTGTTGTTGGCACGAGCTTATTTCAGATTCTGTTTACCTGTATCAATGTCACAATTCTGCAATCCTACACGAACCACACGGTTGATTTTGTCCTTGCGTTGCTGCTCTTGCTGGGCTCGACCATTGGTGCGCAGTTTGGCACACGTATTAGTAAACACCTCAAAGGTGAACAATTGAAAGTGCTTTTGGCCACTCTTGTTTTGGCGGTCATGGTCAAGATGCTGCTGAGCCTCTTGTTGACGCCAGACGTTTTACTTGCCTACGCCGGAGGACATTAA
- a CDS encoding transposase — protein MSRHNISDDLWQRFQPFLCPPRQERRGRPPKDARLMFNGIVWVLRTGAPWRDLPEEFGPWQTVYKRFNALAKSHIWQEILATFSREADLEVIH, from the coding sequence ATGAGTCGCCACAACATTTCAGACGATCTATGGCAGCGCTTCCAGCCTTTTCTTTGCCCACCTCGCCAAGAACGGCGAGGTAGACCACCCAAAGATGCCCGACTTATGTTCAACGGCATCGTGTGGGTTCTCCGTACCGGTGCCCCATGGCGTGATCTCCCAGAGGAATTTGGCCCCTGGCAAACTGTTTATAAACGGTTCAATGCTTTGGCCAAGTCTCATATTTGGCAAGAAATTCTTGCTACTTTTTCCCGAGAAGCGGATCTCGAAGTGATTCAT
- a CDS encoding universal stress protein — translation MNNVLIAIDTSESSLWLAYYAMGLARRTKANVSLLMVMDETAPFCCPDSDEWIGLPEKRLESLLAEDHSERAHVNYYVARGVFDAEVIRFIQENAITTLFIGQPPGGDPRRTRWFMDLLERISTQTRCHIEVVQKVSIQGESR, via the coding sequence ATGAATAACGTACTTATCGCCATCGATACTTCAGAGTCCAGTTTGTGGCTGGCCTACTATGCTATGGGCTTGGCGCGTCGCACCAAAGCCAATGTGTCGTTACTTATGGTTATGGATGAAACAGCGCCGTTTTGTTGTCCGGACAGTGACGAATGGATCGGATTGCCGGAAAAAAGATTGGAATCTCTCCTTGCCGAAGACCATTCGGAAAGGGCGCATGTCAACTATTACGTGGCGCGTGGAGTATTCGACGCGGAAGTCATTCGATTTATCCAGGAAAACGCCATTACCACGCTCTTTATCGGTCAACCACCGGGCGGTGATCCGAGAAGAACGAGGTGGTTCATGGATCTGCTGGAGCGCATTAGCACGCAAACTCGTTGTCATATTGAGGTTGTGCAAAAAGTCTCGATCCAGGGCGAATCGCGATAG